Proteins encoded within one genomic window of Pygocentrus nattereri isolate fPygNat1 chromosome 9, fPygNat1.pri, whole genome shotgun sequence:
- the LOC108414563 gene encoding polymeric immunoglobulin receptor-like → MSKHDQAEEQANDLIISCVIDIFNAASQQKKKQRFSQDVVSRLETKNVCVTSHSLRVDTPKPEREREMNSGVLSVKMWLCVFLLYSVLQESSGCTVERGSGDTITKSAGDSVELPCSCTQQTKVVPQTVQWGFKRKFVGGVYNADHSVFPEDGRQNQRYKGRVQIVNKPGTVALIISHLTEEDEGAYLCGNNGKYNRAIPLLVSTGCEVLFVSERTFSRSSGESVLLPCPCPPDQHRINPERVTWTKDQTAVTNDTESYRGRVWMFNQNHSRNFSLLISDLTKEDSGLYTCRADEKDMPYVQLDVTGCTLSENKQTVPVSRSSGESVLLSCTCTDQQDRPVRVQWRTPNHEDLLQRYSG, encoded by the exons ATGTCAAAGCATGACCAGGCTGAAGAGCAGGCAAATGATCTGATTATCAGCTGTGTCATCGACATCTTCAATGCTG CCTCTCAGCAGAAAAAGAAGCAGAGGTTTTCTCAGGATGTGGTCAGTAGGCTGGAGACTAAAAATGTCTGTGTCACTTCTCACTCTCTTAGAGTGGACACTCctaaaccagagagagagagagagatgaacagcgGCGTTCTCTCAGTAAAGATGtggctctgtgtgtttctgctctACTCTGTGCTGCAGGAATCTTCAG GCTGCACTGTAGAGCGAGGTTCTGGAGACACTATCACCAAATCTGCTGGAGATTCTGTGGAGCTGCCGTGCTCCTGCACACAACAAACAAAGGTTGTTCCTCAGACAGTTCAGTGGGGATTTAAGAGAAAGTTCGTAGGAGGCGTCTACAATGCTGATCACTCAGTGTTTCCAGAGGACGGCAGACAGAATCAGCGCTACAAAGGCAGAGTTCAGATAGTGAATAAACCAGGAACTGTAGCTCTAATCATCTCCCATCTCACTGAGGAAGATGAAGGAGCGTATCTGTGTGGGAACAACGGGAAATATAACAGAGCCATCCCTCTCCTAGTCTCCACAG GCTGTGAGGTGCTGTTTGTCAGTGAGAGAACGTTCTCCAGATCTTCAGGAGAGTCTGTTCTGCTGCCCTGTCCCTGTCCCCCAGACCAACACAGGATCAACCCTGAAAGAGTCACATGGACTAAAGATCAGACTGCAGTGACTAATGATACAGAATCCTACAGAGGCAGAGTCTGGATGTTCAACCAGAACCATTCCAGaaatttctctctcctcatctcagATCTGACTAAAGAGGACTCTGGACTCTACACCTGCAGAGCTGATGAGAAGGACATGCCATATGTCCAGCTGGATGTCACAG gcTGCACTCTGTCAGAGAATAAACAGACTGTTCCAGTCAGTAGATCCTCAGGAGAGTCTGTTCTTCTGTCCTGCACCTGCACTGACCAGCAGGACAGACCTGTGCGAGTTCAGTGGAGAACACCAAACCATGAAGATCTCCTTCAGCGCTACAGCGGCTGA